The following are encoded in a window of Periplaneta americana isolate PAMFEO1 chromosome 13, P.americana_PAMFEO1_priV1, whole genome shotgun sequence genomic DNA:
- the AGO3 gene encoding piwi-like protein Ago3 isoform X2, with amino-acid sequence MAGRGGRGAAILEALLAQQRKPGEESASSEAQSEAGTSQTSAGAAAAAPALPTPGGRGRAAILASLSTQIKAKVPEEVTPTPGPSVPAGRGRAALLQALAQGRGSTPTTPGSESSAQHSRAQVRDVEPPVQRMGQMSLQEKPPVSLQEKPPVHRTGESGKQIRATANYIRLNLEPGKGVYEYEVRFEPQLDSRGMRFKLLNEHAKEFGGTKTFDGVTLYLPIKLQQEATVYSSSHPVDNTPVMINVIFKRQKKLGECIHLYNVLFRRIMNVLDLARIGRQHFSPANAHPIPQHKLEVWPGYVTAVDEYEGGIQLCCDSSHRVLRTQTVHELMHEIVVRNPNNFKDVTQKAIIGASVLTRYNNKMYRIDDIDWNQTPSSTFSTQSGDTISFQQYYKKQYDIDIRDEMQPLLLNRLKRKIRGEGDVEQMVCLVPELCHLTGLTDEMRSDFRVMKDISMYTRITPNQRQAALKKFIRNITENDRALQLLADWGLRLDQNTVDLNARLLESENVIFGDQVVVKGSPQADWGAAATRNKVLTAVDLINWMIIHAPRDSRFANEFAGKMRNVGPQMGIEVCAPRIMGLRDDRTDSYLRMLRENISPSLQLVVIIFPTARDDRYAAVKKLCCADMPIASQVINSRTLSKPDKLRSVVQKIALQINCKLGGTLWAVRIPLENCMVCGIDSYHDASKRGGSVAGFVASLNPTLTRWFSKVCFQGPGQELVDGLKTCLISSLKYYYEVNHRFPDRIVIYRDGVGDGQLRVSADYEVPQFESCFQHIGSEYHPKLTVVICQKRINTRIFSCLNGGSGDGGLGNPCPGTIVDHTITRRNWYDFFLVSQHVRQVSQPRITDGRNANQTLR; translated from the exons ATGGCAGGCCGTGGAGGTCGTGGAGCTGCCATACTGGAAGCCCTGCTTGCGCAGCAGCGGAAACCTGGAGAGGAATCTGCCAGTTCTGAAGCTCAATCTGAG GCTGGCACCTCACAAACatcagcaggagcagcagcagcagcaccagcaCTACCAACACCTGGAGGCCGAGGCAGGGCTGCCATATTGGCCAGTCTGTCTACCCAGATTAAAGCGAAAGTACCAGAAGAAGTGACACCGACACCAGGTCCTTCCGTACCTGCTGGTCGAGGTCGTGCAGCTCTCCTCCAGGCACTGGCACAAGGAAGAGGCAGTACTCC CACCACTCCAGGCTCAGAATCTTCTGCACAACATTCACGAGCACAAGTGAGAGATGTAGAACCTCCAGTGCAAAGGATGGGTCAAATGAGTCTTCAGGAGAAGCCTCCTGTTAGTCTTCAGGAGAAGCCTCCTGTTCACAGGACAGGAGAGAGTGGCAAGCA AATTCGAGCAACTGCGAACTACATCAGACTtaatctagaaccagggaaaggAGTCTATGAATATGAAGTTCGTTTCGAACCACAGTTAGACTCAAGAGGAATGCGGTTTAAACTTCTAAATGAACATGCAAAGGAATTTGGAGGGACAAAGACATTTGATGGCGTCACTTTATACCTCCCAATTAAATTACAGCAGGAG GCGACTGTGTATTCTTCATCTCATCCTGTTGACAACACACCTGTTATGATTAATGTAATTTTCAAGAGGCAGAAAAAACTTGGAGAATGCATCCATCTCTATAACGTGTTATTTCGAAGGATAATGAATGTTCTGGATCTGGCCCGCATAGGGAGACAGCATTTTAGCCCCGCAAATGCACATCCCATCCCTCAGCACAA ACTGGAAGTCTGGCCTGGCTATGTAACTGCAGTGGACGAATATGAAGGAGGTATTCAACTGTGTTGTGATTCATCACATCGTGTTCTACGAACGCAGACTGTCCACGAACTCAT GCATGAGATTGTGGTTCGTAATCCAAACAACTTTAAAGACGTAACACAAAAAGCTATTATTGGAGCTTCTGTCCTAACACGATACAACAATAAAATGTACCGAATAGATGATATTGACTGGAACCAAACACCTAGTTCCACATTTAGTACACAGTCAGGAGATACG ATATCTTTCCAGCAATACTATAAGAAGCAATATGATATTGACATTCGAGATGAGATGCAGCCCTTGCTCCTGAACCGCCTAAAGAGGAAGATACGGGGTGAAGGT GATGTGGAGCAGATGGTGTGCCTGGTGCCAGAACTGTGTCACCTCACTGGCCTGACAGATGAAATGAGAAGTGACTTCCGTGTAATGAAGGACATATCCATGTACACGAGAATCACCCCTAATCAGCGTCAGGCTGCACTCAAGAAATTCATTAGAAATATCACTG AGAATGATCGAGCTCTTCAACTACTTGCTGACTGGGGTCTCAGGCTGGATCAAAACACTGTGGATTTGAACGCTCGGCTCCTCGAGTCCGAGAACGTTATATTTGGTGACCAGGTTGTGGTTAAAGGCTCGCCACAGGCTGACTGGGGGGCAGCTGCAACCAGAAACAAAGTGCTCACTGCG GTGGACCTCATAAATTGGATGATAATTCATGCTCCTCGTGACTCCCGATTTGCCAATGAGTTTGCTGGAAAAATGCGAAATGTTGGACCACAGATGGGAATAGAGGTGTGTGCACCCCGCATTATGGGATTACGAGATGACCGCACAGACTCATATCTGCGCATGCTACGGGAGAACATAAGTCCATCTCTTCAGTTAGTTGTTATCATATTCCCTACCGCAAGAGATGACAGATACGCAGCTGTGAAGAAACTCTGCTGTGCAGACATGCCAATTGCTTCTCAG GTGATCAATTCACGCACACTCTCAAAACCAGACAAGTTGCGATCCGTGGTCCAGAAGATTGCTCTGCAGATAAACTGCAAACTGGGTGGCACTCTTTGGGCAGTCAGGATTCCTCTG GAAAACTGCATGGTGTGTGGCATTGACTCCTATCATGACGCATCCAAGAGAGGTGGCAGTGTTGCTGGTTTCGTGGCCTCTCTTAACCCTACGTTGACCCGGTGGTTCAGCAAAGTTTGTTTTCAAGGTCCGGGCCAGGAATTAGTTGATGGTCTCAAGACTTGTTTGATCTCGTCACTCAAGTACTATTACGAG GTAAATCATCGGTTTCCAGACCGCATTGTAATCTACCGGGATGGAGTAGGTGATGGCCAGCTGCGGGTGTCAGCTGATTATGAAGTTCCGCAGTTTGAGAGTTGTTTCCAGCACATTGGTTCTGAATACCATCCCAAACTCACAGTTGTCATATGCCAAAAACGGATCAACACTCGCATCTTCTCTTGCCTT AATGGAGGAAGTGGTGATGGTGGACTCGGGAACCCATGTCCAGGCACAATTGTGGACCATACCATAACAAGGCGCAATTGGTATGACTTCTTTCTTGTGAGTCAGCATGTCCGACAG gtctcgcaaccacggattactgacggaaggaatgcgaatcaaacactgcgataa
- the AGO3 gene encoding piwi-like protein Ago3 isoform X1, with the protein MAGRGGRGAAILEALLAQQRKPGEESASSEAQSEAGTSQTSAGAAAAAPALPTPGGRGRAAILASLSTQIKAKVPEEVTPTPGPSVPAGRGRAALLQALAQGRGSTPTTPGSESSAQHSRAQVRDVEPPVQRMGQMSLQEKPPVSLQEKPPVHRTGESGKQIRATANYIRLNLEPGKGVYEYEVRFEPQLDSRGMRFKLLNEHAKEFGGTKTFDGVTLYLPIKLQQEATVYSSSHPVDNTPVMINVIFKRQKKLGECIHLYNVLFRRIMNVLDLARIGRQHFSPANAHPIPQHKLEVWPGYVTAVDEYEGGIQLCCDSSHRVLRTQTVHELMHEIVVRNPNNFKDVTQKAIIGASVLTRYNNKMYRIDDIDWNQTPSSTFSTQSGDTISFQQYYKKQYDIDIRDEMQPLLLNRLKRKIRGEGDVEQMVCLVPELCHLTGLTDEMRSDFRVMKDISMYTRITPNQRQAALKKFIRNITENDRALQLLADWGLRLDQNTVDLNARLLESENVIFGDQVVVKGSPQADWGAAATRNKVLTAVDLINWMIIHAPRDSRFANEFAGKMRNVGPQMGIEVCAPRIMGLRDDRTDSYLRMLRENISPSLQLVVIIFPTARDDRYAAVKKLCCADMPIASQVINSRTLSKPDKLRSVVQKIALQINCKLGGTLWAVRIPLENCMVCGIDSYHDASKRGGSVAGFVASLNPTLTRWFSKVCFQGPGQELVDGLKTCLISSLKYYYEVNHRFPDRIVIYRDGVGDGQLRVSADYEVPQFESCFQHIGSEYHPKLTVVICQKRINTRIFSCLNGGSGDGGLGNPCPGTIVDHTITRRNWYDFFLVSQHVRQGTVTPTHYVVIHDSCNMKTDHVQRLTYKLCHLYYNWPGTIRVPAPCQYAHKLAQLVGQSVHRAPSERLSDRLYFL; encoded by the exons ATGGCAGGCCGTGGAGGTCGTGGAGCTGCCATACTGGAAGCCCTGCTTGCGCAGCAGCGGAAACCTGGAGAGGAATCTGCCAGTTCTGAAGCTCAATCTGAG GCTGGCACCTCACAAACatcagcaggagcagcagcagcagcaccagcaCTACCAACACCTGGAGGCCGAGGCAGGGCTGCCATATTGGCCAGTCTGTCTACCCAGATTAAAGCGAAAGTACCAGAAGAAGTGACACCGACACCAGGTCCTTCCGTACCTGCTGGTCGAGGTCGTGCAGCTCTCCTCCAGGCACTGGCACAAGGAAGAGGCAGTACTCC CACCACTCCAGGCTCAGAATCTTCTGCACAACATTCACGAGCACAAGTGAGAGATGTAGAACCTCCAGTGCAAAGGATGGGTCAAATGAGTCTTCAGGAGAAGCCTCCTGTTAGTCTTCAGGAGAAGCCTCCTGTTCACAGGACAGGAGAGAGTGGCAAGCA AATTCGAGCAACTGCGAACTACATCAGACTtaatctagaaccagggaaaggAGTCTATGAATATGAAGTTCGTTTCGAACCACAGTTAGACTCAAGAGGAATGCGGTTTAAACTTCTAAATGAACATGCAAAGGAATTTGGAGGGACAAAGACATTTGATGGCGTCACTTTATACCTCCCAATTAAATTACAGCAGGAG GCGACTGTGTATTCTTCATCTCATCCTGTTGACAACACACCTGTTATGATTAATGTAATTTTCAAGAGGCAGAAAAAACTTGGAGAATGCATCCATCTCTATAACGTGTTATTTCGAAGGATAATGAATGTTCTGGATCTGGCCCGCATAGGGAGACAGCATTTTAGCCCCGCAAATGCACATCCCATCCCTCAGCACAA ACTGGAAGTCTGGCCTGGCTATGTAACTGCAGTGGACGAATATGAAGGAGGTATTCAACTGTGTTGTGATTCATCACATCGTGTTCTACGAACGCAGACTGTCCACGAACTCAT GCATGAGATTGTGGTTCGTAATCCAAACAACTTTAAAGACGTAACACAAAAAGCTATTATTGGAGCTTCTGTCCTAACACGATACAACAATAAAATGTACCGAATAGATGATATTGACTGGAACCAAACACCTAGTTCCACATTTAGTACACAGTCAGGAGATACG ATATCTTTCCAGCAATACTATAAGAAGCAATATGATATTGACATTCGAGATGAGATGCAGCCCTTGCTCCTGAACCGCCTAAAGAGGAAGATACGGGGTGAAGGT GATGTGGAGCAGATGGTGTGCCTGGTGCCAGAACTGTGTCACCTCACTGGCCTGACAGATGAAATGAGAAGTGACTTCCGTGTAATGAAGGACATATCCATGTACACGAGAATCACCCCTAATCAGCGTCAGGCTGCACTCAAGAAATTCATTAGAAATATCACTG AGAATGATCGAGCTCTTCAACTACTTGCTGACTGGGGTCTCAGGCTGGATCAAAACACTGTGGATTTGAACGCTCGGCTCCTCGAGTCCGAGAACGTTATATTTGGTGACCAGGTTGTGGTTAAAGGCTCGCCACAGGCTGACTGGGGGGCAGCTGCAACCAGAAACAAAGTGCTCACTGCG GTGGACCTCATAAATTGGATGATAATTCATGCTCCTCGTGACTCCCGATTTGCCAATGAGTTTGCTGGAAAAATGCGAAATGTTGGACCACAGATGGGAATAGAGGTGTGTGCACCCCGCATTATGGGATTACGAGATGACCGCACAGACTCATATCTGCGCATGCTACGGGAGAACATAAGTCCATCTCTTCAGTTAGTTGTTATCATATTCCCTACCGCAAGAGATGACAGATACGCAGCTGTGAAGAAACTCTGCTGTGCAGACATGCCAATTGCTTCTCAG GTGATCAATTCACGCACACTCTCAAAACCAGACAAGTTGCGATCCGTGGTCCAGAAGATTGCTCTGCAGATAAACTGCAAACTGGGTGGCACTCTTTGGGCAGTCAGGATTCCTCTG GAAAACTGCATGGTGTGTGGCATTGACTCCTATCATGACGCATCCAAGAGAGGTGGCAGTGTTGCTGGTTTCGTGGCCTCTCTTAACCCTACGTTGACCCGGTGGTTCAGCAAAGTTTGTTTTCAAGGTCCGGGCCAGGAATTAGTTGATGGTCTCAAGACTTGTTTGATCTCGTCACTCAAGTACTATTACGAG GTAAATCATCGGTTTCCAGACCGCATTGTAATCTACCGGGATGGAGTAGGTGATGGCCAGCTGCGGGTGTCAGCTGATTATGAAGTTCCGCAGTTTGAGAGTTGTTTCCAGCACATTGGTTCTGAATACCATCCCAAACTCACAGTTGTCATATGCCAAAAACGGATCAACACTCGCATCTTCTCTTGCCTT AATGGAGGAAGTGGTGATGGTGGACTCGGGAACCCATGTCCAGGCACAATTGTGGACCATACCATAACAAGGCGCAATTGGTATGACTTCTTTCTTGTGAGTCAGCATGTCCGACAG GGCACAGTCACTCCAACACACTATGTAGTAATACATGATAGCTGCAACATGAAAACAGACCACGTGCAACGCCTGACATACAAACTGTGCCATCTGTACTATAATTGGCCTGGAACCATCAGAGTACCAGCTCCATGCCAG TATGCTCACAAGTTAGCGCAGTTGGTGGGACAGAGCGTGCATCGAGCTCCAAGTGAGAGACTCTCAGACAGGCTGTACTTCCTGTAA